One region of Acidimicrobiia bacterium genomic DNA includes:
- a CDS encoding SDR family oxidoreductase, with amino-acid sequence MQLHRSNVLVTGASSGIGAALAVVLAERGATVGLVARRAERLAAVLAECSPHTPESRAWPCDLGDVDAACALVGTVEHEWGAIDAIVHNAAIPKRVPVTALSRAQLAETMRVNFDAPAAMTLAALPAMLARGAGLIVNVSSVGGRAGGRNESAYNSSKFALAGWSEAMRIDLEGTGVAVKLVLPGPIESEIWDQPGNAPVLFEVEKVSARDCAVGIADAMEDGGFEYYVPPVISGGLDVKQMIVDKTAHCDRYLAEMAAFTASLLPGAS; translated from the coding sequence ATGCAGCTGCACCGGTCGAATGTTCTCGTCACGGGCGCGTCGTCGGGCATCGGCGCGGCGCTCGCGGTCGTGCTCGCCGAACGGGGCGCGACCGTAGGACTCGTCGCTCGGCGCGCCGAGCGGCTCGCCGCGGTGCTCGCCGAGTGTTCGCCGCACACACCCGAGTCGCGGGCGTGGCCGTGCGACCTCGGCGACGTCGACGCCGCGTGTGCGCTCGTCGGCACGGTCGAGCACGAGTGGGGCGCGATCGACGCGATCGTGCACAACGCGGCGATCCCCAAACGCGTCCCGGTGACCGCATTGTCGCGTGCCCAACTCGCCGAGACGATGCGCGTGAACTTCGACGCGCCCGCGGCGATGACCCTCGCCGCATTGCCCGCGATGCTCGCCCGCGGCGCCGGCCTGATCGTGAACGTCTCGTCGGTCGGTGGGCGCGCCGGGGGCAGGAACGAGTCGGCGTACAACTCGTCGAAGTTCGCGTTGGCGGGCTGGAGCGAGGCCATGCGCATCGACCTCGAGGGCACCGGAGTGGCGGTGAAGCTCGTGCTCCCCGGCCCGATCGAGTCAGAGATCTGGGACCAACCGGGCAACGCGCCCGTGCTGTTCGAGGTCGAGAAGGTGAGCGCCCGCGACTGCGCGGTCGGGATCGCGGACGCGATGGAGGACGGCGGCTTCGAGTACTACGTGCCGCCGGTGATCTCCGGCGGTCTCGACGTGAAGCAGATGATCGTCGACAAGACCGCGCACTGCGACCGCTACCTGGCGGAAATGGCCGCCTTCACCGCGTCCCTCCTCCCCGGTGCGTCCTAG
- a CDS encoding helix-turn-helix transcriptional regulator, producing MARVTGDTGGELVYQARTQAGLSQRGLAELAGTSGPTIAAYESGTREPRLSTLARLVGATGTELVVELHDGMTRSDRRSLALHAAIAERLATDPHRVLQSARRNLQTMRQAASTRGAHRLLDEWTELVADRNIPAITRVLGDRSEHARDLRQMTPFAGALNDNERTSVLAAAAALL from the coding sequence ATGGCGAGAGTGACTGGCGACACCGGCGGTGAGCTCGTGTACCAAGCGCGCACCCAGGCGGGGTTGTCGCAGCGCGGGTTGGCCGAACTGGCCGGCACCTCCGGGCCGACGATCGCGGCCTACGAGAGCGGCACCCGCGAGCCTCGCCTGTCCACATTGGCGCGCTTGGTCGGCGCGACGGGAACGGAACTTGTCGTCGAGCTCCACGACGGCATGACCCGAAGTGACCGCCGAAGCCTCGCGTTGCACGCGGCGATCGCCGAGCGCCTCGCCACCGATCCTCACCGAGTGCTGCAGTCGGCTCGCCGGAATCTTCAAACCATGCGCCAGGCCGCGTCGACCCGCGGCGCGCACCGACTCCTCGACGAGTGGACCGAGCTCGTTGCGGACCGCAACATCCCCGCGATCACTCGTGTCCTGGGCGACCGGAGCGAGCACGCCCGCGACCTCCGCCAGATGACCCCGTTCGCGGGAGCACTGAACGACAACGAACGAACCTCGGTACTCGCCGCCGCGGCGGCACTCCTGTGA